One stretch of Jiangella gansuensis DSM 44835 DNA includes these proteins:
- the rnpA gene encoding ribonuclease P protein component yields MLKAEHRLRRSADFRVIVRRGVRVGRPTMVVHLLPAAEQGGQETSPSVGLVVGRAVGGAVVRNTVRRRLRHLMADRVDRLPPGSSVVIRALPGIAGAPSSALARELDAALDRALVRVEKRR; encoded by the coding sequence CGAGCACCGGCTCCGGCGCTCGGCTGATTTCCGGGTGATCGTGCGCCGCGGAGTCCGCGTCGGACGGCCCACGATGGTCGTGCACCTGTTGCCCGCCGCCGAGCAGGGCGGTCAGGAAACGTCCCCGTCGGTGGGCCTCGTCGTCGGCCGCGCGGTTGGGGGTGCAGTGGTTCGCAACACCGTCCGGCGCCGGCTGCGTCATCTGATGGCCGACCGTGTCGATCGGCTTCCGCCTGGATCCTCGGTCGTGATCCGTGCGCTGCCCGGCATCGCCGGTGCGCCCAGCTCCGCGCTCGCGCGTGAGCTCGATGCCGCTCTCGATCGGGCCCTGGTCCGGGTGGAGAAACGGCGATGA